From a region of the Leptospira kmetyi serovar Malaysia str. Bejo-Iso9 genome:
- a CDS encoding aminotransferase class I/II-fold pyridoxal phosphate-dependent enzyme has protein sequence MNLNPSTFLQKASFVLKSLQKDFLFRSLEIPSGVDLSSNDYLALTKHPKIIESLKEGLDLYGSGSGASRLVSGHRDSFEIAERTCAEWTGTETALWVANGYAANLGLVSCIANAKTEIFTDRLNHASILDGVRLSGAEKTYYKHLNLNHLEELLQKSKRKEKLIVSETVFSMDGDLAPIEDLLYLKKKYDATLLLDDAHGIGVFGQKGEGRVSQLLGPDKIKEVDFITYTAGKSLGLEGAWIGTSGTGKDFLINKMRTFIYSTAPMPAIAHAVPTSVEIIKSMQTQRENLLKKADRFRSLLETKNYPKTTSASQIVPVLFSSEESVLNAAELCRKNGLYVKAIRPPTVNVPRLRISIHSDTSESILEKLISLLPVY, from the coding sequence TTGAATCTGAATCCTTCAACGTTTCTTCAGAAAGCCTCGTTCGTTTTGAAATCCCTGCAAAAGGATTTCTTATTTCGATCCCTGGAAATTCCTTCGGGGGTCGATCTCTCTTCCAACGATTACCTCGCTCTTACAAAACATCCCAAGATAATAGAAAGTTTAAAAGAAGGTCTGGATCTATACGGTTCCGGTTCCGGCGCTTCCCGTTTGGTGAGCGGTCATAGGGATTCTTTTGAAATTGCGGAACGCACTTGTGCGGAATGGACCGGAACGGAAACAGCACTTTGGGTCGCGAACGGTTATGCGGCCAACCTCGGACTTGTCTCCTGCATTGCGAACGCGAAGACGGAAATCTTCACGGACCGACTCAATCACGCTTCGATTCTCGACGGAGTTCGACTTTCCGGCGCTGAAAAAACGTATTATAAACATCTAAACTTAAATCATCTCGAGGAGCTTCTTCAAAAATCGAAACGAAAGGAAAAGCTCATCGTATCCGAAACGGTCTTCAGCATGGACGGTGATCTCGCGCCGATCGAGGATCTTTTGTATCTCAAGAAAAAATACGACGCTACGTTGCTACTCGACGACGCGCACGGAATCGGAGTTTTCGGACAAAAGGGAGAAGGAAGAGTTTCACAATTACTCGGTCCCGATAAAATCAAAGAAGTCGATTTTATCACATATACCGCAGGAAAGTCTTTGGGACTCGAAGGCGCTTGGATCGGAACCTCGGGGACCGGAAAAGATTTTCTCATCAATAAGATGCGCACCTTTATCTATTCCACGGCTCCCATGCCCGCGATCGCTCACGCGGTTCCCACTTCCGTCGAGATCATAAAGTCGATGCAAACTCAAAGGGAGAATCTCCTTAAAAAGGCCGATCGTTTTCGCAGTTTGCTCGAAACCAAAAATTATCCGAAGACAACTTCCGCGTCTCAAATCGTTCCCGTTCTTTTTTCGTCCGAAGAAAGCGTTCTAAACGCCGCCGAACTTTGTCGTAAAAACGGGCTTTACGTAAAAGCGATTCGCCCGCCGACGGTGAACGTTCCGAGACTTCGGATCAGCATTCATTCGGACACGTCCGAAAGTATATTAGAAAAATTGATTTCTCTTTTGCCGGTGTATTAA
- a CDS encoding malate dehydrogenase, translated as MSKTVKVAVTGAAGQIGYSLLFRIASGQMFGADTAVEIQMLELEAALPAAKGVIMELEDCAFPLLQKVTVSSDLDTAFKDINWALLVGSVPRKAGMERGDLLKINGGIFVNQGKAIEKNAASDVRVLVVGNPCNTNCLIAMNNAKGVPQDRWFAMTKLDENRAKSQLAGKAGVPVKEVTHLGIWGNHSSTQYPDFYNAKISGKPVTDVISDQEWLKGDFIKNVQQRGAEIIKARGASSAASAANGVVDTVRGIITPTAPGDAFSAAIVSDGSYGAEKGLIFGFPLKSDGKKVEIIQGLPLNDFAKEKFKITHDELVSERNEVKEML; from the coding sequence ATGAGTAAGACAGTGAAGGTCGCTGTTACAGGCGCTGCAGGACAAATTGGGTATTCTCTACTTTTTAGAATCGCTTCCGGACAAATGTTCGGCGCGGACACTGCGGTGGAAATCCAGATGCTTGAATTGGAAGCGGCGCTTCCAGCGGCAAAAGGCGTAATTATGGAATTAGAGGATTGTGCGTTTCCTCTTCTTCAGAAAGTGACAGTCTCTTCCGATTTGGACACGGCTTTTAAGGACATCAACTGGGCGTTGTTAGTCGGTTCCGTTCCTAGAAAAGCGGGAATGGAAAGAGGGGATCTTCTTAAAATTAATGGCGGAATCTTCGTAAATCAGGGAAAGGCGATCGAAAAGAACGCGGCTTCCGACGTAAGAGTTCTCGTCGTAGGAAATCCTTGTAACACGAACTGCTTGATCGCGATGAACAACGCGAAAGGCGTTCCTCAGGATCGTTGGTTCGCGATGACAAAACTCGACGAAAACAGAGCGAAGTCTCAACTCGCTGGCAAGGCCGGAGTTCCGGTTAAAGAAGTGACTCACTTGGGAATCTGGGGAAATCACTCTTCCACACAATATCCGGATTTTTACAACGCGAAGATTTCCGGAAAACCGGTAACCGATGTGATCTCCGACCAAGAATGGTTAAAGGGAGATTTCATTAAGAACGTTCAACAAAGAGGAGCCGAAATCATCAAAGCAAGAGGAGCTTCTTCTGCGGCGAGTGCGGCAAACGGAGTTGTGGACACCGTTCGTGGAATCATCACTCCTACCGCACCCGGTGATGCTTTCTCCGCTGCGATCGTTTCCGACGGTTCTTATGGAGCCGAGAAGGGTCTGATCTTCGGATTCCCATTGAAATCCGACGGAAAGAAAGTGGAGATCATCCAAGGTCTTCCTTTGAACGACTTCGCAAAAGAGAAGTTCAAAATCACTCACGACGAACTCGTTTCCGAAAGAAACGAAGTGAAGGAAATGCTCTAA
- the bioD gene encoding dethiobiotin synthase, whose amino-acid sequence MAIFIGATGTDVGKTILSSLILCKYGKSLGLKYFKPIQTGDDSDRVTVMNLSGLHETFFLKNYYSFAFAGSPHYSAELEGARIDTDELSRHLYSIRDQKIVVEAAGGLLVPLTRNFLTAELIRQSEIPMILVAPVSLGAINHTLLSIEAIQSRKIDLKGIFFIGVPDKTTEDNIRTITEWSGVNSLGMFTLNSRERMGRERFQNECLFRFDPEETIKKILV is encoded by the coding sequence ATGGCGATCTTTATTGGCGCAACGGGAACCGACGTCGGAAAAACCATTTTGAGTTCTTTGATTCTTTGCAAATACGGAAAGTCTTTGGGGCTGAAGTATTTCAAACCAATCCAAACCGGAGACGACAGCGACCGTGTAACCGTGATGAATCTGAGCGGACTTCACGAAACTTTTTTTCTTAAGAATTATTATTCTTTCGCGTTTGCGGGTTCTCCTCATTATTCCGCCGAACTCGAAGGAGCAAGGATCGATACGGACGAACTTTCGAGACATCTCTACAGCATTCGGGATCAAAAGATCGTCGTCGAAGCGGCGGGCGGTTTGCTCGTTCCTCTGACTCGAAACTTTCTTACTGCGGAACTGATTCGACAATCCGAAATCCCGATGATCTTAGTTGCTCCCGTTTCCTTGGGCGCCATCAATCACACCCTTCTTTCCATCGAAGCGATTCAAAGCAGAAAGATCGATTTGAAAGGAATATTCTTTATCGGCGTTCCCGATAAAACCACGGAAGACAATATTCGAACCATCACCGAATGGAGCGGGGTCAATTCTTTGGGAATGTTTACTCTGAATTCTCGGGAAAGAATGGGCCGAGAACGTTTTCAAAACGAATGTCTTTTCCGGTTTGATCCCGAGGAAACGATCAAAAAAATACTCGTATGA
- the bioA gene encoding adenosylmethionine--8-amino-7-oxononanoate transaminase gives MIWYPFTLQHEPDSPLRIERAKEEFLYDTFGNSYIDAISSWWVSIHGHNHPQIIGAVKDQLDKLDHVLLAGFTHDPAENLAAELLKLTEGKYSHVLYSDNGSTAVEIMIKLAYQYFQNIGETERKIFIKFNTSYHGDTIGTMSVGGNSVFNRVFEGLMFPTEEFQTPNCSFCPVGKKPSTCKVECVEEIETFFAKNPKSVAGIVLEPLILGSGGMIFYKEEVLQRLEAIAKKYGALLLVDEVFTGFGRTGSLFAYQKAKIQPDFVAMAKGLSAGAATVAVTLTTEKIHSAFVTPDPEKGFYHGHTMTGNPIACSAALASIDLFFRENRLEQIAKLETKLKVGLKKIAEEFPNAVRDCRVLGAVGVLELEVGNQSGYSYPGNKILKKKFLEKGVVLRPLGNVIYLTPPYIIRDSSLEKIFSAIRETLSEISLGK, from the coding sequence ATGATCTGGTATCCGTTTACGCTTCAACACGAACCCGATTCTCCCTTAAGAATCGAAAGAGCCAAGGAAGAATTTTTGTATGACACATTCGGAAATTCTTATATAGACGCGATTTCTTCCTGGTGGGTCAGCATTCACGGACACAATCACCCGCAAATTATCGGGGCCGTAAAAGACCAATTGGACAAACTCGACCACGTCCTTCTTGCGGGTTTTACGCACGATCCGGCCGAAAATCTCGCGGCGGAACTTTTAAAACTCACGGAAGGAAAGTATTCTCACGTTCTTTATTCGGACAACGGTTCGACCGCAGTCGAAATCATGATCAAACTCGCGTATCAGTATTTTCAAAATATCGGAGAAACCGAACGCAAAATATTCATAAAGTTTAATACGTCTTATCACGGCGATACGATCGGAACCATGAGCGTGGGCGGAAATTCCGTGTTCAACCGAGTCTTTGAAGGATTGATGTTTCCCACCGAAGAATTTCAAACACCGAACTGCAGTTTTTGTCCGGTTGGAAAAAAGCCGTCGACCTGCAAAGTGGAATGTGTGGAAGAGATCGAAACCTTCTTTGCAAAAAATCCGAAATCGGTCGCCGGAATCGTACTCGAACCGTTGATCTTGGGTTCGGGAGGAATGATCTTTTACAAAGAGGAAGTTCTCCAAAGATTGGAAGCGATCGCCAAAAAATACGGAGCCTTACTTTTGGTGGACGAGGTTTTTACAGGCTTCGGAAGAACGGGTTCTCTCTTTGCGTATCAAAAGGCGAAGATCCAACCGGACTTTGTGGCGATGGCAAAGGGTTTGAGCGCGGGCGCGGCGACCGTCGCGGTGACCTTAACGACCGAAAAAATTCATTCCGCGTTCGTAACGCCTGACCCGGAAAAAGGTTTTTATCACGGACATACGATGACCGGAAATCCGATCGCGTGTTCCGCGGCGCTTGCGTCCATTGATCTTTTCTTTAGGGAGAATCGGCTCGAACAAATCGCAAAACTCGAAACAAAACTCAAAGTCGGTTTAAAAAAGATCGCGGAAGAATTTCCGAATGCGGTTCGTGATTGTAGGGTTTTGGGAGCGGTCGGCGTTCTCGAGTTGGAGGTCGGAAACCAAAGCGGTTATAGTTATCCGGGAAATAAAATTCTTAAGAAAAAGTTTTTGGAAAAGGGCGTGGTGCTTCGGCCCTTAGGGAATGTGATTTATCTGACCCCTCCGTATATCATCCGAGATTCCTCCCTGGAAAAAATCTTTTCGGCGATCCGGGAAACCCTGTCCGAAATTTCCCTTGGGAAATAG
- a CDS encoding DsbA family protein, translating into MQDIIEKLKAKESRPLLILSAAFIIYIAFTILPLVSYFTPDGVAEIKGKTYTIKDVEKESPRIARKFYAETNDRLYRILSEFASKKVLALAAKERNVSEKELMEPNVPAPSLEEMRAIYDQYKNSPALKGKSFDQVKNEIENHLTSQKKEELRNSLFGQLRSEYNISVKVKELPPLRDDTILTGNNPSIGPEKAKVTIVEFSDFECPFCKRSQDVNVQLRAKYKDQIRWVFRDYPLSFHPNAMFAHIAANCAAPQGKYWDFFKVLFDNSGNLPKERVLDLARGAGLDMKTFSQCVNDSEVRKEVEADMAEGEKYGVSGTPAFFINGIMVEGAQPIEAFTKVIDQELKN; encoded by the coding sequence ATGCAAGACATAATCGAGAAATTGAAAGCAAAGGAATCCAGACCTCTGCTCATTCTTTCCGCCGCATTTATCATCTATATCGCATTTACCATTCTTCCGCTCGTTTCCTATTTCACGCCGGACGGAGTCGCCGAGATCAAAGGTAAGACTTATACGATCAAGGACGTTGAAAAAGAAAGTCCGAGAATCGCGCGCAAATTCTACGCGGAAACTAACGATCGTTTGTATCGAATTCTTTCCGAGTTTGCAAGCAAGAAGGTTTTGGCTCTTGCCGCAAAGGAGCGTAACGTTTCCGAAAAGGAATTGATGGAACCGAACGTTCCCGCTCCGAGCCTCGAAGAAATGCGGGCCATCTACGATCAGTATAAGAATTCCCCCGCGCTTAAAGGAAAGTCTTTCGATCAGGTGAAGAATGAAATTGAAAACCATCTTACTTCCCAAAAGAAAGAGGAACTTAGAAATTCTCTCTTCGGACAACTTCGTAGTGAATATAACATTTCTGTAAAGGTGAAGGAACTTCCTCCGCTTCGCGACGATACGATTCTCACAGGGAACAATCCTTCCATCGGTCCGGAAAAAGCAAAGGTTACGATCGTGGAATTCTCCGATTTCGAATGTCCTTTTTGCAAAAGAAGTCAGGACGTAAACGTTCAACTGAGAGCCAAGTATAAGGATCAGATTCGTTGGGTGTTCCGGGATTATCCGCTTTCTTTTCATCCGAACGCGATGTTCGCTCATATCGCCGCAAACTGCGCGGCTCCTCAAGGTAAGTATTGGGATTTTTTCAAAGTCCTTTTTGACAACTCCGGAAATCTTCCGAAAGAAAGAGTTTTGGATCTCGCAAGAGGCGCCGGTCTGGATATGAAAACTTTCAGTCAGTGTGTGAACGATTCCGAGGTTCGTAAAGAAGTGGAAGCGGATATGGCGGAAGGCGAGAAATATGGAGTCAGCGGTACCCCGGCTTTCTTCATCAACGGTATTATGGTGGAAGGCGCTCAACCCATAGAAGCGTTTACCAAAGTGATCGATCAGGAACTTAAAAATTAA